From the Thermococcus sp. 18S1 genome, one window contains:
- the proS gene encoding proline--tRNA ligase: MGKVERKKWSEEFSEWYNELIETAGIQDKRYPVKGMNIWLPYGLKIMRNIERFIHSEMERTGHDEVLFPALIPETEFQKEAEHIAGFEGEVFWVTHAGHDPLDVRLILRPTSETAMYSMFSLWIRSHADLPFKIYQIVNVYRYETKHTRPLIRVREISRFFESHTAHDSFEDAERQIKEDLEIFDRLARFLALPYIVSKRPDWDKFPGAYYSLGAEVMMPDGRTLQIGTMHNYRQNFAKAYNIQYETESGDHEYVHQTTFGMSERLLAAVIAIHGDDRGMVLPPTIAPIQVVVVPIPKKDAEADVFAYAREIAEELRNAGFRVHIDERDIRPGRKFYDWELKGVPLRVEVGPRDVEGKKAVLARRDTLEKLVVEREGIVEEVRKTLDTIHENLHKRAEEFLESHIKRVETIEEAKAVFEDRRGIVEIPWCGEESCGLEMEEALDAKMLGTPYPDEKAKAPEGKKCPVCGREAKFIARFARTY, translated from the coding sequence ATGGGTAAGGTGGAGAGGAAGAAGTGGAGCGAGGAGTTCAGCGAGTGGTACAACGAGCTGATTGAAACGGCCGGAATCCAGGATAAGCGCTATCCGGTCAAGGGAATGAACATCTGGCTCCCGTACGGGCTGAAAATCATGAGGAACATTGAGAGGTTCATACACTCCGAGATGGAGAGGACCGGGCACGATGAGGTTCTGTTCCCGGCCCTCATCCCTGAAACCGAGTTCCAGAAGGAGGCCGAGCACATAGCCGGCTTCGAGGGCGAGGTATTCTGGGTCACCCATGCCGGCCACGACCCCCTCGATGTCAGGCTCATTCTTCGCCCGACGAGCGAAACCGCTATGTACTCGATGTTCTCCCTGTGGATCCGCTCCCACGCGGATTTGCCCTTCAAAATATACCAGATAGTTAACGTTTACCGCTACGAGACCAAGCACACGAGACCTCTAATCAGGGTCAGGGAGATAAGCCGCTTTTTCGAGTCACACACCGCCCACGACAGCTTTGAGGACGCGGAGAGGCAGATAAAGGAGGACCTCGAGATATTCGACAGGCTTGCAAGGTTCTTAGCCCTGCCCTACATAGTCTCCAAGAGACCCGACTGGGACAAGTTCCCCGGTGCCTACTACTCCCTCGGGGCAGAGGTCATGATGCCCGACGGCAGGACTCTCCAGATCGGAACCATGCACAACTACCGCCAGAACTTCGCAAAGGCCTACAACATCCAGTACGAGACGGAGAGCGGAGACCACGAGTACGTCCACCAGACCACCTTCGGAATGAGCGAGCGCCTTCTCGCGGCTGTCATAGCCATACACGGCGACGACAGGGGAATGGTCCTGCCCCCCACGATAGCCCCGATACAGGTCGTTGTCGTACCGATTCCCAAGAAGGACGCCGAGGCCGACGTCTTCGCCTACGCTCGCGAGATAGCGGAGGAGCTGAGGAATGCCGGTTTTAGGGTTCACATTGACGAGCGCGACATAAGGCCGGGAAGGAAGTTCTACGACTGGGAGCTCAAAGGAGTCCCCCTCCGCGTGGAAGTCGGCCCGAGGGACGTCGAGGGCAAGAAGGCCGTCCTTGCAAGGCGCGATACCCTTGAGAAGCTCGTGGTGGAGCGCGAGGGAATCGTTGAGGAGGTCAGGAAGACCCTGGACACGATCCACGAGAACCTCCACAAACGCGCCGAGGAGTTCCTCGAGAGCCACATAAAGCGCGTCGAGACCATAGAGGAGGCCAAGGCTGTCTTCGAAGACAGACGCGGCATTGTTGAGATCCCCTGGTGCGGCGAGGAGAGCTGCGGTCTTGAGATGGAGGAAGCCCTCGACGCCAAGATGCTTGGAACGCCCTACCCGGACGAGAAGGCCAAGGCCCCCGAGGGCAAGAAGTGTCCGGTCTGCGGCAGAGAGGCCAAATTCATAGCGAGGTTCGCGAGAACCTACTGA
- a CDS encoding 2-hydroxyacid dehydrogenase, whose amino-acid sequence MRPKVAVLFKMKSKPVEELRKYADVEFILYPSVDELKERMGEFDGVIISPLNRFPREVIERAERLKVISCHSAGYDHVDVKAATERGIYVTKVSGVLSEAVAEFAVGLTIALLRKIAYSDRFIRAGKWDSHRTVWSGFRDIETVYGKKVGILGMGAIGKAIARRMKAMGTEILYWSRSQKPDIEKEVGARYMPLEDVLRESDIVILALPSTPETYHIINAERLELLEGKYLVNIGRGTLVDEKALVKAIEEGKLKGYATDVFENEPVQEHELFEHEWETVLTPHHAGLSREAMEDMDFQAVKNLLAVLRGEVPETLVNREVVEIRSPEEVKML is encoded by the coding sequence ATGAGGCCGAAGGTGGCCGTTCTCTTTAAGATGAAGAGCAAGCCCGTTGAGGAGCTCAGGAAATACGCGGACGTTGAATTCATCCTGTATCCAAGCGTCGATGAGCTCAAAGAAAGGATGGGAGAGTTTGATGGCGTCATAATCTCCCCGCTGAACAGGTTTCCGCGCGAAGTCATCGAGAGGGCTGAAAGGCTAAAGGTCATCAGCTGTCATTCCGCCGGTTACGACCACGTTGACGTTAAAGCTGCAACCGAAAGGGGAATATACGTCACCAAGGTTTCCGGTGTTCTGAGCGAGGCCGTCGCTGAGTTCGCCGTTGGCCTGACCATAGCACTCCTCAGGAAGATCGCCTACTCCGACAGGTTCATCCGTGCCGGGAAGTGGGACTCCCACAGAACTGTCTGGAGCGGGTTCAGGGACATAGAGACGGTCTACGGGAAGAAAGTTGGAATTCTCGGCATGGGTGCCATTGGAAAGGCCATAGCGAGGAGAATGAAGGCGATGGGCACGGAGATACTCTACTGGTCCCGCTCTCAGAAGCCCGATATTGAAAAAGAAGTCGGGGCAAGATATATGCCGCTCGAAGACGTCCTGAGGGAGAGCGATATCGTAATTTTAGCCCTGCCGTCCACACCGGAGACGTATCACATCATAAACGCGGAGAGGCTGGAGCTCCTGGAGGGCAAATACCTCGTCAATATCGGCCGCGGGACGCTGGTGGACGAGAAGGCCCTCGTGAAGGCCATTGAGGAAGGAAAGCTGAAGGGCTATGCAACGGACGTCTTTGAAAACGAGCCCGTTCAAGAGCACGAACTCTTTGAACATGAGTGGGAGACCGTTCTGACTCCCCACCATGCCGGCCTTTCGAGGGAAGCCATGGAGGACATGGACTTCCAGGCCGTTAAGAATCTCCTCGCCGTTCTCAGGGGGGAAGTCCCGGAGACGCTCGTGAACCGTGAGGTGGTTGAGATACGTTCCCCAGAGGAGGTTAAGATGCTTTGA
- a CDS encoding M42 family metallopeptidase, whose amino-acid sequence MLVEELREITGIPGISGYEERIREKIAEWLEPYADYTVDTIGNLVVELGEGELKGIFMAHMDEIGLLITGVRPDGKLTFRKIGGIDDRLLYGRHLDVITENGKLDGVIGALPVHLNLERKFDTVPWSKLVIDIGAESREEAEALGVKVLDYAVFKKHFAVLNNRYVSTRSLDDRFGVVALVEAIKDLVDHDLDGKWIFAFTVQEEIGLKGAKFLAEHYTPKYAFAIDSFACCGDITGDVRLGGGAVIRAVDNSAIYTRKLARKVAGIASRNEIPLQVGVTGGGTDASVFQHKSEVLALSVPIRYLHSEVETLHLADLEALIKLIEAIAFEL is encoded by the coding sequence ATGCTTGTTGAGGAGCTGAGGGAAATAACCGGGATTCCCGGTATTTCCGGTTATGAGGAAAGGATACGGGAAAAGATAGCCGAGTGGCTTGAACCCTACGCCGACTACACGGTTGACACCATTGGAAACCTCGTCGTTGAGCTCGGCGAGGGCGAACTCAAGGGCATCTTCATGGCCCACATGGACGAAATAGGCCTTCTGATAACGGGCGTAAGACCTGACGGAAAGCTTACCTTCAGGAAAATCGGCGGGATAGACGATAGACTCCTCTACGGCAGGCACCTCGACGTTATAACCGAGAACGGAAAGCTCGACGGCGTCATCGGGGCACTTCCGGTGCACCTCAACCTTGAAAGGAAGTTCGACACGGTTCCTTGGAGCAAGCTGGTCATCGATATCGGCGCCGAGAGCAGGGAGGAGGCGGAAGCGCTTGGGGTCAAGGTGCTGGATTACGCGGTCTTTAAGAAGCACTTTGCCGTTCTCAACAACCGCTACGTTTCAACCCGTTCTCTGGACGACCGCTTCGGTGTCGTCGCACTGGTTGAGGCAATAAAGGACCTCGTTGACCACGACCTCGATGGAAAGTGGATCTTCGCCTTCACGGTGCAGGAGGAAATAGGCCTCAAGGGAGCGAAGTTTCTGGCCGAGCATTACACTCCAAAGTACGCCTTTGCCATAGACTCCTTTGCCTGCTGCGGTGACATAACCGGAGACGTAAGGCTCGGCGGAGGCGCTGTGATAAGGGCCGTCGATAACTCCGCGATCTACACGAGGAAGCTCGCCAGAAAGGTTGCCGGGATAGCGTCGAGGAACGAGATTCCCCTCCAGGTGGGCGTCACAGGCGGCGGAACGGATGCATCTGTGTTCCAGCACAAGAGTGAGGTCCTCGCTCTGAGCGTTCCGATAAGGTACCTCCACAGCGAGGTCGAGACCCTGCATCTGGCGGATCTTGAGGCGTTGATAAAGCTTATAGAGGCGATAGCCTTCGAACTGTGA
- a CDS encoding sulfite exporter TauE/SafE family protein, which produces MLKYVGYFAVGVFIGILAALFGLGGGFLIVPTLNFLGVEIHHAVGTSSAAVVFTSLSSAIAYSRQKRIHYKVGLLLASTAVVGAYIGAWMTSFISAAQLKVIFGLALVIVAVRIYRKKTAEPSEVKLEEVEVNYKLVPIGGFFAGIASGLLGVGGGIINVPFLTYLGLPIHYAVATSSFAIVFTATAGALKHYAMGNVETQWLVLLVPGLIIGAQLGARIAKRTRASSLKKAFAVVMALLALRMILKGLGLPIP; this is translated from the coding sequence TTGCTCAAATACGTTGGCTACTTTGCGGTTGGAGTATTCATCGGCATCCTTGCGGCCCTATTTGGTCTCGGAGGTGGATTCCTGATAGTCCCAACGCTGAACTTCCTCGGCGTCGAGATACACCACGCCGTCGGAACCTCCAGTGCGGCCGTCGTCTTTACCTCCCTCAGCTCGGCGATAGCGTACTCAAGACAGAAGAGAATACACTACAAGGTCGGCCTTCTGCTGGCTTCAACGGCCGTAGTTGGTGCATACATCGGCGCGTGGATGACCTCCTTTATAAGTGCCGCCCAGCTGAAGGTCATCTTCGGTCTCGCACTCGTTATAGTCGCCGTCAGGATATACCGTAAGAAAACCGCAGAGCCGAGTGAGGTTAAGCTTGAGGAAGTTGAGGTCAACTACAAGCTCGTCCCCATAGGTGGATTCTTCGCAGGAATAGCGAGCGGTCTCCTCGGCGTCGGTGGGGGAATAATCAACGTGCCCTTCCTGACGTACCTCGGCCTGCCCATACACTACGCGGTAGCTACTTCAAGCTTTGCGATAGTCTTCACCGCAACCGCTGGGGCGCTCAAGCACTACGCCATGGGCAACGTGGAGACCCAGTGGCTGGTCCTCCTCGTTCCAGGCCTCATCATCGGTGCCCAGCTCGGTGCGAGGATAGCGAAGAGGACGAGGGCGAGCAGCCTTAAGAAGGCCTTCGCGGTCGTCATGGCCCTCTTGGCTCTGAGGATGATACTGAAGGGCCTCGGCCTTCCGATTCCGTGA
- a CDS encoding sulfite exporter TauE/SafE family protein, translating to MLGYLFDFLLGIGIGLIAGLFGVGGGFLIVPALTILGLPIHVAIGTSLACIVLSSLSAAVTHIRRGTVLYRVVAIKEVFSVPAALVGAYASSLLPEGILKSTFILLLLYLSFKMWRDETAPDLEGGELKTLRISAVGILSGLISGLLGISGGILNVPLFHAYVRIPMKYAVGTSSLALFFTALAASFGHYRLGQVDIHTALLLAPGLLVGARIGALLVHRAHPRHLRKAFSAILVVVAIKMLL from the coding sequence ATGCTGGGATACCTCTTCGATTTCCTGCTCGGTATCGGCATCGGCCTAATAGCCGGTCTCTTTGGGGTCGGTGGGGGATTTCTCATAGTCCCCGCCCTGACGATACTGGGCCTGCCGATACACGTGGCCATCGGGACGAGTTTGGCATGCATAGTCCTCAGTTCCCTCTCCGCGGCGGTCACACATATAAGGCGGGGAACGGTTCTCTACCGTGTTGTGGCCATTAAAGAGGTATTTTCAGTGCCCGCTGCCTTAGTGGGTGCATACGCCTCCTCACTGCTTCCTGAGGGTATTCTCAAGTCCACGTTCATACTGCTCCTTCTCTACCTGTCGTTTAAGATGTGGAGGGACGAAACTGCCCCCGATCTTGAGGGAGGAGAACTCAAAACCCTCCGAATTTCGGCGGTGGGAATTCTCTCGGGCTTGATTTCTGGACTGCTGGGCATCAGTGGAGGCATTTTGAACGTCCCGCTTTTCCATGCCTATGTAAGGATTCCCATGAAATATGCCGTCGGCACATCAAGCCTGGCCCTTTTTTTCACCGCCCTTGCGGCCTCTTTCGGCCACTACCGCCTCGGACAGGTTGATATACACACGGCTCTTCTTCTTGCACCGGGCCTTCTTGTGGGGGCCAGAATTGGGGCTCTTCTGGTTCATAGGGCTCATCCACGGCATCTTCGGAAGGCGTTTTCCGCCATTCTGGTGGTTGTGGCAATCAAAATGCTCCTTTAG
- a CDS encoding helix-turn-helix domain-containing protein, which translates to MRLKWVPILMMITLILLPGVSSYTVSSLVLTVYNDGYVKVEYEILPAEYSSQIELPLLGDHYENVIVEDGNGNPLNFRLENGSLFLYSGDAGVVKVSYYTPDLTVKQGMVWTLHVATNDSFTVVLPENAIVVDLSDIPLEIAGNSITMPPGNQSVSYTLNGRGTGSEGGTESPVYLLILAGLGMLGGLAYVLWRRKSGGKSMPSREEFQARLENLDLNEEEKRALLYIFDKGGKASQAEVREAIGLPKTTAWRMFKRLERKGLVKVLKGRKENWVELRF; encoded by the coding sequence ATGAGACTTAAATGGGTCCCAATCCTCATGATGATAACGCTCATCCTCCTGCCCGGGGTTAGTTCCTATACTGTTTCATCCCTGGTTTTGACGGTCTACAATGACGGCTACGTCAAGGTTGAATACGAAATCCTGCCCGCGGAGTATTCATCCCAGATTGAACTTCCCCTCCTCGGCGACCATTACGAGAACGTTATCGTTGAGGACGGGAACGGAAATCCCCTCAACTTCAGGCTTGAGAACGGAAGCCTGTTCCTGTATTCCGGAGACGCCGGGGTAGTCAAAGTCTCCTACTATACCCCCGATCTGACCGTGAAGCAGGGTATGGTGTGGACGCTTCACGTCGCGACCAACGATTCCTTCACCGTTGTGCTGCCCGAAAACGCCATAGTGGTTGACCTGAGCGACATACCGCTTGAGATAGCCGGGAACTCGATAACAATGCCTCCCGGAAACCAGAGTGTTTCCTACACACTCAACGGCAGAGGGACTGGCAGTGAGGGTGGAACGGAAAGTCCAGTGTATCTGCTAATCCTGGCAGGTCTCGGGATGCTCGGAGGTTTGGCCTACGTGCTCTGGAGAAGGAAAAGCGGAGGAAAATCAATGCCAAGCCGTGAGGAGTTCCAGGCCAGGCTTGAGAACCTAGACCTCAACGAGGAGGAGAAGCGCGCGCTGCTCTACATCTTCGATAAGGGCGGAAAGGCCAGTCAGGCGGAGGTTCGTGAAGCGATAGGTCTGCCCAAAACCACCGCATGGAGGATGTTCAAGCGCCTTGAGCGGAAGGGGCTGGTGAAGGTTCTTAAGGGCAGGAAGGAAAACTGGGTGGAACTCAGGTTTTAG
- a CDS encoding DUF2457 domain-containing protein → MKMSMKTLLVLFIGALIPLSTAAWAASVNATATNTTAVSNQTLPVNATNVTNTTPVNMTNVTNTTNTSLQTSAYNLLVILDKVANYTAGLIAELNASNITISNYTLDLYSQAEATRAQAWELYNAGNYSESINASMNALYLYKEVIEELTDYYEEHKEKKMEEEHEYYETIMDAKEELHRAAEYFPYVEKVIAEAQSEGLNVTYVVELYNETKAAYMVVAQDLASGNITALNVDLEYAEELMDKLEDAVEDLSEGIVDAKADEISHAFMEKLQEQMRLMEKLMAMLGNSTINATYLQENLVELQTMYGEFNALVESGQYEEALDMLHDINEELKEIIEDTKEIEKEYKEEKEHKEKEREEQEKEEREESGDHRDEKDDEDEYADDHKEKDDHKDEYTNDEGGDDQNGDYEEQDSPDDDNGQHEDSENDSEDREHDGKDESEDGE, encoded by the coding sequence ATGAAGATGAGTATGAAAACACTGCTGGTGCTCTTCATAGGGGCACTGATACCACTCAGCACCGCCGCGTGGGCGGCCAGCGTAAACGCCACGGCAACCAACACAACCGCAGTGAGCAACCAGACTCTGCCGGTTAACGCCACGAACGTGACCAACACCACCCCTGTTAACATGACCAACGTCACCAATACAACGAACACGAGCCTCCAGACCTCTGCGTACAATCTGCTTGTAATACTGGATAAGGTCGCCAACTACACCGCCGGCCTGATAGCCGAACTCAATGCGAGCAACATCACGATCTCCAACTACACCCTAGACCTCTACTCTCAGGCTGAAGCAACCCGTGCCCAGGCGTGGGAGCTTTACAACGCCGGCAACTACAGCGAGAGCATAAACGCCTCCATGAACGCCCTCTACCTCTACAAGGAGGTCATCGAGGAGCTTACCGACTACTACGAGGAGCACAAGGAGAAGAAAATGGAGGAAGAGCACGAGTACTATGAGACAATAATGGACGCCAAGGAGGAGCTTCACAGGGCCGCGGAGTACTTCCCGTACGTTGAGAAAGTTATTGCGGAGGCCCAGAGTGAGGGTCTCAACGTCACCTACGTCGTGGAGCTTTACAACGAAACTAAAGCGGCTTACATGGTCGTCGCCCAGGACCTTGCCAGCGGCAACATTACCGCCCTCAATGTGGACCTTGAGTACGCTGAGGAGCTCATGGACAAGCTTGAGGATGCTGTTGAGGATCTCTCTGAGGGTATCGTCGATGCAAAGGCCGATGAGATAAGCCATGCCTTCATGGAGAAGCTCCAGGAGCAGATGAGGCTCATGGAGAAACTAATGGCCATGCTCGGGAACTCCACGATAAACGCTACCTACCTTCAGGAGAACCTCGTGGAGCTCCAGACGATGTATGGGGAGTTTAACGCCCTCGTCGAGAGCGGCCAGTACGAGGAAGCCCTTGACATGCTCCACGACATCAACGAGGAGCTGAAGGAGATAATCGAGGACACCAAGGAGATAGAAAAGGAATACAAAGAAGAGAAAGAGCACAAGGAGAAGGAGCGCGAAGAGCAGGAAAAGGAGGAAAGGGAAGAGAGCGGAGATCACAGGGATGAAAAAGATGACGAAGATGAATATGCAGATGATCACAAGGAGAAGGACGATCACAAGGACGAATACACCAACGATGAGGGCGGAGATGACCAGAATGGGGACTATGAGGAGCAGGATTCCCCCGATGACGACAACGGCCAGCATGAGGACTCTGAGAATGACAGCGAGGACAGAGAGCACGATGGTAAGGACGAATCGGAGGATGGCGAGTGA
- a CDS encoding helix-turn-helix domain-containing protein produces the protein MRSKTVMVLAIVLMILPLVSGQYSVESLSLTVYSDGYVKVVEVIVPENYTVSFSVPLLATNVEGLTVIDENGKPLPYEINGSTLTVYFENATGVRVTYYTPDLTAKNGAIWSLSFSSTVPVKITFPDNAVIVDLTDIPLEINGNSILMPAGNQTVSYVLEYSPTGTEAPPSGTTTEPSNSTVPSNPDSPSQTPSAPDEGSTNWTMVGVLVLLALAAGGGFVYMKRGGEENAIGISREDFERRLKEYELTKDEEKALLYLFDRGGRARQAEVREMLGIPKTTAWRMFQRLEKQGLVRVYKKKRENWVELKL, from the coding sequence ATGAGGAGCAAAACAGTGATGGTACTCGCAATTGTGCTCATGATCCTGCCCCTCGTAAGCGGGCAGTACTCCGTCGAATCCCTCAGCCTTACGGTCTACTCCGACGGGTACGTTAAGGTAGTTGAGGTTATCGTTCCCGAGAACTACACGGTCAGCTTTTCCGTCCCGCTCCTCGCCACCAACGTTGAGGGGCTGACCGTTATCGACGAGAACGGGAAACCCCTGCCGTATGAGATAAACGGTTCCACCCTCACCGTGTATTTTGAAAACGCCACTGGTGTTAGAGTAACCTATTACACCCCCGACCTGACCGCGAAAAACGGCGCCATATGGAGCCTTAGTTTCAGCTCAACCGTTCCAGTTAAAATCACGTTTCCGGATAACGCTGTCATTGTCGATCTCACCGACATACCCCTTGAGATAAATGGAAATTCAATACTAATGCCCGCCGGAAACCAGACGGTGTCCTATGTCCTTGAATACAGTCCAACAGGAACAGAGGCCCCACCTTCGGGAACGACCACTGAACCCTCCAACTCAACGGTGCCCTCCAATCCAGATTCTCCATCCCAGACCCCGAGTGCTCCGGATGAAGGCTCCACAAACTGGACAATGGTCGGGGTCCTGGTCCTCCTAGCACTCGCCGCCGGCGGGGGCTTTGTTTACATGAAGCGCGGGGGAGAAGAAAACGCCATTGGTATCAGCAGGGAGGACTTCGAGAGACGCCTCAAGGAGTACGAACTGACGAAGGACGAGGAGAAAGCCCTGCTCTACCTGTTCGACAGGGGCGGCAGGGCCAGGCAGGCAGAGGTCCGGGAGATGCTCGGTATCCCGAAGACGACCGCCTGGAGAATGTTCCAGCGCCTTGAGAAACAGGGACTCGTGAGGGTCTACAAGAAGAAGAGGGAGAACTGGGTGGAGCTCAAACTTTGA
- the metG gene encoding methionine--tRNA ligase: MVRYMVTSALPYANGPIHAGHLAGAYLPADIFVRYLRLKGEEVLFVCGTDEHGTPITFRALKENRSAREIVDEFHEHIKTTFERAKISFDYFGRTELPVHYRISQEFFLKALENGHLVKKVTKQAYCEHDKMFLPDRFVIGTCPYCGAENQRGDQCEVCGHPLTPEILINPRCNLCGNPITTKDSAHYYIRMQDFEERLKEWVLSQEHWKPNVRNTVLGWINEGLEERAMTRDLNWGIPVPLDDEDVKGKVLYVWFEAPIGYISITIEHLKREGRENEWKRFWLNLDGETKVIHFIGKDNVPFHAIFWPAFLMAYGKYRDEEVEAEWNLPYDIPANEYLNLEGKKFSTSRNWAIWVHEFLDAFPADYLRYYLTAIMPETRDSDFSFADFKSKINEELVNNLGNFVHRAMTFANRYFDGTVPERGELDDLDRQALEEIEKAFEETGELIAKYKFKDALKRVMELAIFGNRYFDYQKPWKTAKTDRVRTATTVNISLQIVKALGILLEPFLPDASEKIWHLLNLEELKRWEFTEIPAGHRVRKASPMFKKVTDEDIIYFIVNYIARGNPTSARLLLDKYYKRDDVVKVALERFGEAKREEAMAILKSIYGDEIGTKFEKPGKASKREKVKKKEKGGESMEHISFDDFMKVDLRVGKIIEVKDHPNADRLYVVKVDLGDEVRQLVAGLKKYYKPEELLNHYVVIIANLEPKKLRGVESQGMLLAADDGENVALLMPDKEIKLGARIR, translated from the coding sequence ATGGTCAGGTACATGGTAACCTCCGCACTCCCTTACGCTAACGGGCCGATTCACGCGGGACACCTGGCAGGAGCGTACCTTCCAGCGGACATCTTCGTCCGTTATCTGAGGCTCAAGGGAGAGGAAGTGCTCTTCGTCTGTGGAACCGATGAACACGGAACCCCCATAACCTTCCGCGCACTCAAGGAGAACAGGAGCGCCAGGGAGATCGTCGACGAGTTCCATGAGCACATAAAGACGACCTTTGAGAGGGCGAAGATAAGCTTCGACTACTTCGGCAGGACCGAGCTGCCGGTTCACTACCGCATAAGCCAGGAGTTCTTCCTCAAGGCGCTTGAGAACGGACATCTCGTCAAGAAGGTCACCAAGCAGGCCTACTGCGAGCACGATAAAATGTTCCTCCCGGACAGGTTTGTAATAGGAACCTGCCCCTACTGTGGGGCCGAAAACCAGCGCGGTGACCAGTGTGAGGTCTGCGGCCACCCCCTGACTCCGGAGATACTCATAAACCCGCGCTGCAACCTGTGCGGCAATCCCATCACCACAAAAGACTCCGCCCACTACTACATCCGCATGCAGGACTTCGAGGAGCGGCTGAAGGAGTGGGTTCTCAGTCAGGAGCACTGGAAGCCAAACGTCAGGAACACCGTCCTCGGCTGGATTAACGAGGGCCTCGAAGAGAGGGCCATGACGAGGGACCTCAACTGGGGAATACCTGTCCCCCTCGACGACGAGGACGTTAAAGGAAAGGTGCTCTACGTATGGTTCGAAGCGCCAATAGGCTACATTTCCATCACCATCGAGCACCTGAAGAGAGAGGGAAGGGAGAACGAGTGGAAGAGGTTCTGGCTCAACCTCGACGGCGAGACGAAAGTCATCCACTTCATCGGCAAGGACAACGTACCCTTCCACGCCATATTCTGGCCGGCCTTCCTGATGGCCTACGGCAAGTACAGGGATGAGGAAGTCGAGGCCGAGTGGAACCTGCCCTACGACATTCCCGCCAACGAGTACCTCAACCTCGAGGGCAAGAAGTTCTCAACGAGCAGGAACTGGGCCATATGGGTCCACGAGTTCCTCGATGCCTTCCCTGCCGACTACCTGCGCTACTACCTCACCGCAATAATGCCCGAGACGAGGGACAGCGACTTCAGCTTCGCCGACTTCAAGAGCAAGATAAACGAGGAGCTGGTGAACAACCTCGGAAACTTCGTCCACAGGGCGATGACATTCGCCAACCGCTACTTCGATGGAACCGTGCCGGAGAGGGGCGAGCTGGACGACCTCGACAGGCAGGCCCTTGAGGAAATTGAGAAGGCCTTCGAGGAGACCGGGGAGCTGATAGCCAAGTATAAGTTCAAGGACGCGTTAAAGCGGGTCATGGAGCTCGCAATCTTCGGCAACCGCTACTTCGACTACCAGAAGCCGTGGAAGACCGCCAAAACCGACCGCGTAAGGACAGCTACGACTGTAAACATATCCCTCCAGATAGTCAAGGCCCTAGGAATCCTGCTTGAGCCGTTCCTCCCAGATGCCAGCGAGAAGATATGGCACCTCCTCAACCTCGAAGAGCTCAAGCGCTGGGAGTTCACCGAGATTCCAGCCGGGCACAGGGTTAGGAAGGCCAGTCCGATGTTCAAGAAGGTGACTGATGAGGACATAATCTACTTCATCGTGAACTACATAGCCAGAGGAAACCCGACCAGCGCAAGACTCCTCCTCGACAAATACTACAAGAGGGACGATGTGGTGAAGGTGGCCCTAGAGCGCTTCGGAGAGGCCAAACGGGAAGAGGCCATGGCAATCCTTAAGAGCATCTACGGAGATGAAATCGGGACCAAATTTGAAAAGCCCGGAAAGGCCTCGAAGAGGGAGAAGGTGAAGAAAAAGGAGAAAGGTGGTGAAAGCATGGAGCACATAAGCTTTGATGACTTCATGAAGGTCGACCTGAGGGTTGGAAAGATAATCGAGGTCAAGGACCACCCGAACGCCGACAGGCTCTACGTGGTCAAGGTTGATCTGGGCGACGAGGTCAGGCAGCTCGTCGCTGGTCTGAAGAAGTACTACAAGCCGGAAGAGCTGCTCAACCACTACGTCGTCATCATAGCAAACCTTGAACCCAAGAAGCTCAGGGGAGTAGAGAGCCAGGGAATGCTCCTCGCTGCTGACGACGGCGAGAACGTGGCTTTGCTCATGCCGGATAAAGAAATAAAGCTGGGTGCGAGAATAAGGTGA
- a CDS encoding 6-carboxytetrahydropterin synthase, with the protein MKARIVERFKFEAAHAVIIEGKPEEVHGHTFRLEVAVEGPLKNGYVMDFLELRGIVNEIIGKLDHRNLNTLFENPTTENVALWMAEELKKRLPEGVRLQRVVLWEGEENGVEFEF; encoded by the coding sequence ATGAAGGCCAGAATCGTTGAGCGCTTCAAGTTTGAGGCAGCCCACGCCGTTATCATTGAAGGAAAGCCGGAAGAGGTACACGGACACACATTCAGACTAGAGGTGGCCGTGGAAGGCCCCCTGAAGAACGGCTACGTGATGGACTTCCTTGAGCTGAGGGGGATTGTGAATGAAATCATTGGGAAGCTCGACCACAGGAATCTAAACACGCTCTTCGAGAACCCCACAACTGAAAACGTTGCCCTGTGGATGGCGGAAGAACTCAAGAAGAGGCTCCCCGAGGGGGTGCGGCTTCAGAGGGTAGTCCTCTGGGAGGGCGAGGAGAACGGGGTGGAGTTTGAGTTCTGA